A single region of the Desulfobulbaceae bacterium genome encodes:
- a CDS encoding YeeE/YedE family protein, with translation MAEESVFVGKVQGLYKKLCQDEWSANTVGIIVGLFSILAMAWWRPWGAVGAVRNWGDWILYGAGLASEAPRSVLFDSGSVIGIGFVVGAFISANLGSDFAIRIPPVLERAKAVVAGIVMGVGASLAGGCNVGGFYNAIGNLSAHGFAMWLGLIFGAIGGLKYIYWEMENVSWGSGGGKTIELPKALQGVFGLAAILALLWGAHTYSISEDGYAASLGGMMLIAAVLGYAMQRGRWCMIQGFREPHMTGDCTMAKAVALSVCIVAIGAVVLKYPVPERLSNIRSTFSSVVAEVSDQAEDLDMDGVLENVDGVSVLEESIPVLATGNYVRGTFGWGGVVGGMVFGFGAMLAGGCGTGTLWRVGEGQIKLWIVVPFFGVTNALVDAWFKSGDFEGSGKLGSYVYMPDTFLGYSGTLILILAAMAIWYVVVDWNEESNKLMVDM, from the coding sequence ATGGCAGAGGAAAGCGTCTTTGTGGGCAAGGTTCAAGGGTTATACAAAAAATTATGTCAGGATGAGTGGAGCGCCAATACGGTGGGTATCATCGTTGGTCTTTTCAGTATTCTGGCCATGGCGTGGTGGCGTCCCTGGGGCGCAGTGGGCGCAGTAAGAAATTGGGGTGATTGGATTTTATACGGGGCAGGTCTTGCCAGTGAGGCTCCACGATCAGTTCTTTTCGATTCAGGCTCAGTGATCGGCATTGGTTTCGTTGTTGGCGCGTTTATCTCGGCTAATCTGGGAAGCGATTTCGCAATTCGTATCCCACCTGTTTTGGAGCGGGCTAAGGCTGTAGTGGCTGGTATTGTAATGGGTGTTGGCGCGAGTCTTGCCGGTGGGTGTAATGTCGGAGGCTTTTATAATGCTATCGGTAATCTGTCGGCCCATGGCTTTGCCATGTGGCTGGGATTAATCTTCGGGGCTATCGGTGGCTTGAAGTACATCTATTGGGAGATGGAGAATGTCAGTTGGGGTAGCGGCGGCGGTAAGACCATTGAACTGCCGAAAGCCTTGCAGGGTGTGTTTGGTCTTGCTGCTATCCTGGCCTTGCTCTGGGGAGCACATACTTATAGTATCAGTGAGGATGGTTATGCAGCGTCGCTCGGAGGTATGATGCTGATTGCCGCTGTCTTGGGTTATGCCATGCAGCGTGGCCGGTGGTGTATGATCCAGGGTTTTCGTGAGCCACACATGACAGGCGACTGTACCATGGCTAAGGCTGTGGCTCTCAGTGTCTGTATCGTTGCTATTGGCGCTGTGGTGTTGAAGTACCCGGTCCCTGAGCGTTTGAGCAATATCCGTTCAACCTTCAGCTCAGTGGTCGCTGAGGTTTCCGATCAGGCTGAGGATCTTGATATGGACGGAGTGCTTGAAAATGTTGATGGGGTCAGTGTTCTTGAGGAGAGTATCCCTGTTTTGGCAACTGGCAACTATGTACGCGGCACCTTTGGTTGGGGCGGCGTGGTTGGTGGCATGGTCTTTGGTTTTGGCGCCATGTTGGCTGGCGGTTGTGGTACCGGAACCCTCTGGCGGGTTGGTGAAGGCCAGATTAAGTTATGGATTGTGGTGCCGTTCTTTGGTGTTACTAACGCCTTGGTGGATGCTTGGTTTAAGAGTGGAGACTTCGAGGGCAGTGGGAAGTTGGGGTCTTATGTCTATATGCCGGACACCTTCTTGGGGTATAGTGGGACCTTGATCTTGATTCTGGCGGCTATGGCTATTTGGTATGTGGTGGTTGATTGGAATGAAGAGAGTAATAAATTGATGGTTGATATGTAA
- a CDS encoding flagellar hook-length control protein FliK, with the protein MKIGDSSLVDPFRIRSTHGAGGEKQAVEVGGEGLALGQVLKGRVASIDASGMLIVETDAGTFRATAVSALPVGREFLFQVAHAGGSPLLAEAGKANAVLNLLRVMLPGMFGLDGVCSKLTQEEMVRAFWDGHAMDGRVDPVKLAKTMVQFSQWQSYDRKSILPGTVQAGSAETLAAQKVSQLVDAHVLVNQTTGGSVGGDYVIFPIFFAEQAGKGEWLFSFDQREGGEVGADGEITNLSFYLAMSRLGDIHISLSTRPQSVSGVITLATAEAAEHVRQHLALLVQALERVTGAATVITCRSGPVDCLRALKDDLTSKVGVVGRYALIDVRT; encoded by the coding sequence ATGAAGATCGGCGACTCTTCGCTTGTGGATCCTTTCCGGATCCGGTCGACTCATGGGGCGGGGGGTGAGAAGCAGGCGGTAGAGGTGGGGGGGGAGGGGCTAGCTCTGGGGCAGGTGCTCAAAGGCCGGGTGGCCAGCATCGATGCGTCAGGGATGCTGATTGTGGAGACGGACGCTGGAACTTTTCGAGCGACAGCGGTCAGTGCTTTGCCAGTTGGTCGTGAATTCCTATTTCAAGTGGCACACGCAGGGGGGAGCCCATTACTGGCAGAGGCTGGTAAGGCGAATGCGGTTTTGAATCTTCTGCGGGTCATGTTGCCGGGGATGTTTGGCTTGGATGGAGTTTGCTCGAAGTTGACTCAGGAGGAGATGGTCCGTGCCTTTTGGGATGGCCATGCTATGGATGGTCGGGTCGACCCCGTCAAGCTTGCCAAGACCATGGTTCAGTTCAGCCAGTGGCAGTCGTATGATAGGAAATCGATCCTGCCAGGCACTGTTCAGGCAGGGAGCGCTGAGACTCTTGCCGCCCAGAAAGTAAGTCAGTTGGTTGATGCACATGTCTTAGTTAATCAGACGACCGGGGGAAGTGTCGGAGGTGACTATGTTATCTTTCCGATTTTTTTTGCAGAGCAGGCAGGAAAGGGTGAGTGGCTTTTTTCTTTTGATCAGAGAGAGGGAGGAGAGGTCGGAGCGGACGGAGAAATCACCAATCTCTCTTTTTATCTCGCCATGAGTCGGCTTGGTGATATTCACATTTCCCTTTCAACTCGTCCACAGTCAGTGTCGGGGGTTATCACCCTGGCCACCGCAGAGGCGGCCGAACACGTTCGCCAGCACCTTGCCCTTTTGGTCCAAGCGCTTGAGCGAGTGACTGGCGCGGCAACAGTCATTACCTGTCGGTCCGGTCCAGTCGATTGTCTCAGGGCATTGAAAGATGATTTGACCTCCAAGGTTGGGGTGGTCGGTCGCTATGCCTTGATAGACGTACGGACATGA
- the uppP gene encoding undecaprenyl-diphosphatase UppP has product MIGWLFFCFHGSSFNVVYHPLLRTKDCEMEFVKAILLGLLQGATEFLPVSSSGHLVLAEAFFHIQEASMAFDVALHMGTLLAILVYFRKEFLALFRAMLRPDRSDETVCANQHLALLLFVATIPAAVLGKLFGDQIEANLRQPAVVASTLAGLGLILLWAEKIGRRGRSFHELTLVDAIIIGLAQACALVPGVSRSGITMTVGLFRNLDRPTAARFSFLMSAPIVAGAGLLHLVKIIKEGFPPGQEAFFLYGFLASAISGYLFIAFLMRYIQTRSFAVFAYYRIVLAGVVVWTMFR; this is encoded by the coding sequence ATGATTGGATGGCTCTTTTTTTGTTTTCATGGAAGTTCTTTCAACGTAGTTTATCACCCCTTGTTAAGGACGAAGGATTGTGAAATGGAGTTTGTAAAGGCAATTTTATTGGGTCTGCTACAGGGGGCAACAGAGTTTTTGCCGGTTTCGAGTTCTGGCCATCTGGTTCTGGCGGAGGCCTTTTTTCACATTCAGGAAGCGAGCATGGCTTTTGATGTGGCCCTGCACATGGGGACCCTGCTTGCGATTCTCGTTTACTTCAGAAAAGAATTCTTGGCCCTTTTCAGAGCAATGCTGCGCCCTGACCGTTCGGATGAAACCGTATGTGCTAATCAGCACTTGGCCCTGCTTCTCTTTGTTGCTACTATTCCGGCCGCTGTGTTGGGCAAGTTGTTTGGTGATCAGATTGAAGCAAACCTTCGTCAACCGGCGGTGGTGGCGTCTACCTTGGCCGGACTTGGTCTGATCCTGCTTTGGGCCGAGAAGATTGGCCGCCGCGGTCGCAGTTTTCATGAGTTGACTCTTGTCGATGCCATTATCATTGGGCTGGCGCAGGCCTGTGCCTTGGTCCCAGGAGTGTCCAGGAGCGGGATCACGATGACTGTTGGTCTGTTTCGGAACTTGGACCGGCCGACGGCAGCAAGGTTTTCGTTTTTGATGTCGGCGCCGATTGTTGCTGGGGCCGGATTGCTGCACTTGGTCAAGATTATCAAGGAGGGGTTTCCTCCTGGTCAAGAGGCATTTTTCCTGTATGGTTTTCTGGCCTCAGCTATTTCCGGTTATTTGTTTATCGCTTTTTTGATGCGTTATATTCAGACTAGGTCCTTCGCTGTGTTTGCCTATTATCGTATAGTGCTTGCTGGCGTCGTGGTTTGGACCATGTTTCGTTAA
- a CDS encoding response regulator → MNINFSGFQHTDTGYHADLLSAGEVILIVDDDLLIREPIRVFFEENGLSVKEVTSGQACLDLLRSMPVALLVLDIGLPDMTGQEILAQVREQYPLLAVIMLTGIADLETAMDCIRQGADDFLAKPVRLNEILRSVIKNLEKRRLIIQNRQYQSDLENANFRIQLMHQLSLKMNSVYLNSVELDEILQAILVGITANEGLRFNRAFLAMFDTDNQVLKGRLAIGPGCREEAWRVWSELQQKQLDFFEVVNNVKLCRVGTEDMGLNRLIRGLEIPLSDSKHILIRAAMERRSITVVGGRANGSSFDDMVKFLGTEDFVVVPLFSPHRALGVIIADNYVTRQPISESHVSALELFSSQASLVIEHTHLNMDMQKTIVQLEELNRELDKNKDMLVEAERFSALGHMAAQMLHTLRNPITSIGGVARIMAKKAQDQELAHYADLVYKEAGRLETTLSELFEFVTQDEIHPEPTLFYPLLHNALLLLQGETTKRHIVVEVVFPNPELTVEVDPLMIQKVLVHLIKNAIEAMFDGGHLIIQMIREVDWLKIVIKDTGTGIDDEQLRRAREPFFTTKTYGSGIGLTMVERIVAAHKGQFVIARQEHGTEAVVMLPCPGRP, encoded by the coding sequence ATGAATATCAATTTTTCTGGATTTCAGCATACCGACACAGGTTATCATGCCGATCTCCTGAGTGCCGGAGAGGTCATCTTGATTGTCGATGATGATCTTTTGATTCGCGAACCCATCCGGGTGTTTTTCGAGGAGAATGGACTGTCGGTAAAAGAGGTAACTAGCGGCCAGGCTTGTCTTGACTTGCTGCGTTCTATGCCTGTTGCCTTGTTGGTCCTTGATATAGGCCTGCCGGACATGACAGGTCAGGAGATCCTGGCTCAGGTTAGAGAACAATATCCTCTGCTTGCTGTTATTATGCTGACTGGAATCGCGGATCTTGAGACCGCGATGGATTGTATCCGGCAGGGCGCTGATGACTTTTTGGCTAAACCGGTTCGGCTCAATGAGATCCTGCGTTCCGTGATCAAAAATTTAGAAAAGAGACGACTGATAATCCAGAACCGGCAGTATCAAAGTGACCTGGAAAATGCTAATTTCCGTATCCAGTTGATGCATCAACTCTCCCTGAAGATGAACTCAGTGTATCTCAACTCAGTGGAGCTTGACGAGATTCTGCAGGCTATTCTGGTCGGGATCACCGCCAATGAAGGTCTGCGTTTCAATCGGGCATTTCTTGCCATGTTCGACACCGATAATCAGGTGCTTAAAGGTCGTCTTGCCATTGGTCCTGGCTGTCGGGAAGAGGCGTGGAGGGTCTGGTCTGAATTGCAACAGAAGCAGCTTGATTTTTTTGAGGTGGTAAATAACGTCAAACTCTGTCGGGTCGGGACCGAGGACATGGGCCTTAATCGGCTGATCAGGGGGTTGGAGATCCCCTTGAGCGACAGCAAACATATCCTGATTCGTGCCGCTATGGAGCGGCGGAGCATTACCGTTGTTGGCGGCAGGGCTAATGGTTCTTCGTTTGATGATATGGTGAAATTTTTAGGCACGGAGGATTTTGTGGTTGTGCCACTATTTTCGCCTCACCGGGCTTTGGGGGTAATTATTGCTGATAATTATGTTACCAGGCAGCCGATCAGCGAGAGTCATGTCAGCGCCTTGGAGCTTTTCTCCAGCCAGGCGAGTTTGGTTATCGAACATACTCATCTGAATATGGATATGCAGAAGACCATTGTTCAGCTGGAGGAACTTAATCGAGAGCTTGATAAGAACAAAGACATGTTAGTTGAGGCGGAACGGTTTTCTGCCTTGGGCCACATGGCAGCGCAGATGCTCCATACCCTGCGCAACCCGATCACCTCTATTGGCGGTGTGGCCCGAATTATGGCCAAGAAGGCGCAGGATCAGGAATTGGCTCACTATGCTGATCTGGTGTATAAAGAAGCGGGGCGCCTGGAGACAACACTATCTGAGCTTTTCGAGTTCGTGACCCAGGACGAGATTCATCCGGAACCAACTCTTTTTTACCCTCTGTTGCACAATGCCCTGCTTCTTCTGCAAGGTGAGACGACAAAACGCCATATCGTGGTAGAGGTGGTCTTTCCGAACCCCGAGTTGACAGTTGAGGTTGATCCCTTGATGATTCAGAAGGTTCTGGTTCATCTGATCAAGAACGCAATTGAGGCGATGTTTGATGGCGGGCATTTGATCATTCAAATGATCCGTGAAGTTGATTGGCTGAAAATTGTGATTAAGGATACTGGAACTGGCATTGATGATGAGCAGCTTCGTCGTGCCCGGGAGCCTTTTTTCACTACTAAGACGTATGGGTCGGGTATAGGGTTAACAATGGTAGAGCGGATTGTTGCCGCCCATAAAGGGCAGTTCGTAATTGCCAGGCAAGAGCATGGGACCGAGGCGGTTGTGATGCTGCCTTGTCCCGGCAGACCATGA
- a CDS encoding histidine triad nucleotide-binding protein codes for MSDNCLFCKIIKGQIPASKVYEDDDILAFHDISPQAPVHFLVIPKKHLSGPSAIGDADRALIGKVMQMGATLANELGEKDFRFVVNNGAEAGQTVFHFHLHVLGGRSLSWPPG; via the coding sequence ATGAGCGACAATTGTCTGTTCTGTAAAATCATCAAAGGCCAGATCCCAGCGTCAAAGGTTTACGAGGATGACGACATTCTTGCCTTTCACGACATCAGCCCTCAGGCCCCAGTTCATTTTCTGGTCATCCCAAAAAAACACCTCAGCGGGCCTTCTGCAATAGGCGATGCCGACCGCGCCTTGATCGGCAAGGTGATGCAGATGGGCGCCACTCTTGCCAATGAGTTAGGAGAGAAAGACTTCCGTTTTGTGGTCAATAACGGGGCTGAAGCCGGACAGACCGTCTTTCACTTCCACCTGCACGTCCTTGGTGGCCGTTCCCTGAGCTGGCCTCCAGGGTGA
- the mobB gene encoding molybdopterin-guanine dinucleotide biosynthesis protein B, whose protein sequence is MPPVVSLIGKANSGKTTFLEKLIPALISCSVRVGTIKHHVHDFDMDRPGKDTWRHKQAGASIVALSSPTGLGVIRDSDHDLPLDEVIGRYFGEVDIVITEGYKSGPAPKIEIFRSTAHRTPLVRDHTWIALVSDTEIDCELPVFTLDNAEGVAHFLIDTLISSRKQSLPR, encoded by the coding sequence ATGCCGCCGGTCGTCTCCCTGATCGGCAAGGCCAACAGCGGCAAGACCACCTTCCTGGAAAAACTGATCCCGGCCCTTATCTCTTGCAGCGTCCGAGTAGGCACCATCAAGCACCATGTTCACGACTTCGACATGGACCGGCCCGGCAAGGACACTTGGCGCCACAAGCAGGCCGGGGCCTCTATTGTCGCCCTCTCTTCACCGACCGGCCTGGGCGTGATCCGTGATTCTGATCACGACCTCCCGCTTGATGAGGTGATCGGCCGATATTTCGGTGAAGTGGATATCGTCATCACCGAAGGCTACAAGAGCGGACCGGCCCCCAAAATAGAGATCTTCCGTTCAACCGCACATCGGACTCCCCTTGTCCGCGACCATACCTGGATCGCCTTGGTCAGCGACACAGAGATAGACTGTGAGCTGCCGGTCTTTACCCTTGATAATGCAGAAGGAGTGGCCCACTTTCTGATCGACACCCTCATCTCCTCCAGGAAACAATCGCTACCCCGGTAA
- a CDS encoding peroxiredoxin yields MAKSLGIFVTNPNQMRHVMGVTKAALAKGSKVKVFFTWWGTKLTATPEFAELCSLENVDASICADSYGKAGFDVNVVPKGLTKEKMGTQAQHGAIIEEYDCYLTL; encoded by the coding sequence ATGGCAAAAAGTCTAGGAATTTTTGTTACCAATCCCAACCAGATGCGACATGTCATGGGTGTAACCAAGGCAGCGCTGGCCAAGGGATCAAAGGTTAAGGTATTTTTCACCTGGTGGGGCACCAAACTGACCGCCACGCCTGAATTTGCAGAATTATGTTCACTTGAAAACGTCGACGCCTCCATCTGTGCCGACAGTTACGGCAAGGCAGGATTCGATGTCAATGTTGTGCCCAAAGGACTCACCAAGGAAAAAATGGGGACCCAGGCCCAACATGGCGCAATCATCGAAGAGTACGACTGCTACCTGACCTTATAA
- a CDS encoding TlpA family protein disulfide reductase codes for MRQQFNMGKGEVMKSSIWKKMVGMLVVTLWIGCGGVAQAAVKVPDFALPAVQDQKVVDITKLRGKAVLINFWATWCGPCVQEIPSLISLQKEFGPQGLAVIGVSMDQGGEGPVQKIIDKTGINYPVIMGNSQISRDFGGIFGIPASFLVDQSGTVRKRFDGWTSHETFVEDVKQILQ; via the coding sequence GTGAGACAACAATTTAACATGGGGAAGGGAGAGGTAATGAAATCATCGATATGGAAAAAAATGGTGGGCATGCTGGTTGTCACCTTGTGGATAGGATGTGGGGGGGTAGCTCAAGCGGCGGTGAAGGTCCCTGATTTTGCTCTGCCAGCTGTTCAGGACCAAAAGGTGGTTGATATTACAAAATTACGTGGCAAGGCCGTGTTGATTAACTTCTGGGCGACGTGGTGCGGTCCGTGTGTCCAGGAAATCCCGTCATTGATCAGTCTGCAAAAGGAGTTTGGTCCCCAAGGGTTGGCAGTTATCGGCGTGTCCATGGACCAAGGCGGAGAGGGACCTGTTCAGAAGATTATTGATAAGACTGGAATTAATTATCCGGTGATAATGGGGAACTCCCAAATAAGCCGTGATTTTGGGGGGATTTTTGGTATCCCGGCATCATTTTTAGTTGATCAGTCTGGAACAGTGCGCAAGCGCTTCGATGGGTGGACCAGCCATGAGACCTTTGTCGAGGATGTAAAACAGATTTTACAATAA
- the serS gene encoding serine--tRNA ligase: MLELRFIRENAELVKKKMLYRSHDGSKIDRFVIIDQERRQLLTEVEGLRNTRKTVSQQIAGLKAKQQDAESLVLEMRAVGDQIKELEQRLATIEADLNDIVMEIPNLCQDSVPFGNDDRDNLEIKRIGHPPTFNFTPKPHWQLGEELGIIDFDRAAKLSGARFAVLKGMASRLERALINFMLDLHTQRHGYQEVLPPFLVNSASMTATGQLPKFEEDLFRAQGWDLYLIPTAEVPVTNLHRDETLAEKELPVKYVAYTPCFRSEAGSYGKDTRGLIRQHQFDKVELVKFTTPETSAAELESLLGDAEEVLQLLELPYRVVALCSGDLGFSSSKTYDIEVWMPAQNTYREISSCSNFADFQARRGGIRYRPQAGGKSNLVHTLNGSGLAVGRTLAAIFENYQQENGEITIPEILKPYFTDRFSS; encoded by the coding sequence ATGCTTGAACTACGATTCATTCGCGAAAATGCTGAATTAGTGAAGAAAAAAATGCTCTATCGCAGCCACGACGGCAGCAAGATAGACCGCTTCGTGATCATCGACCAGGAACGCCGTCAACTACTCACCGAGGTCGAAGGCCTGCGTAATACCCGCAAGACCGTCTCTCAACAGATAGCCGGGTTAAAGGCCAAGCAGCAGGATGCTGAAAGTCTGGTTCTTGAGATGCGAGCAGTTGGCGACCAGATCAAGGAACTCGAACAGCGCCTGGCCACTATCGAAGCCGACCTCAATGACATTGTCATGGAGATCCCCAACCTTTGCCAGGACTCTGTCCCCTTTGGCAACGACGACCGAGACAACCTTGAAATCAAACGAATTGGCCACCCACCGACATTTAACTTCACTCCCAAGCCCCACTGGCAACTGGGGGAGGAGTTAGGCATCATTGATTTTGACCGGGCAGCCAAACTCTCCGGCGCCCGTTTTGCCGTGCTCAAGGGGATGGCCTCGCGCCTGGAGCGGGCCTTGATCAACTTCATGCTCGACCTTCACACCCAAAGACACGGCTACCAAGAGGTGCTGCCACCTTTTCTGGTCAACAGCGCCTCCATGACCGCCACCGGTCAACTTCCGAAATTTGAGGAGGATCTGTTCCGAGCCCAAGGTTGGGACCTTTATCTGATCCCCACCGCCGAGGTGCCGGTCACCAATCTCCACCGCGACGAGACCTTAGCCGAAAAGGAACTGCCCGTTAAATATGTAGCCTATACCCCCTGCTTCCGCTCGGAGGCAGGCTCCTACGGTAAAGATACCCGAGGCCTGATCAGGCAACATCAATTCGACAAGGTGGAACTGGTCAAGTTCACCACTCCCGAGACATCTGCCGCTGAACTTGAATCCCTGCTTGGCGACGCGGAAGAGGTGCTGCAACTGCTGGAACTGCCCTACCGCGTAGTGGCTTTGTGCAGTGGAGATCTGGGGTTCTCATCCAGCAAGACTTACGATATCGAAGTCTGGATGCCAGCCCAAAACACCTACCGGGAGATTTCATCCTGCAGCAACTTCGCTGACTTTCAGGCACGACGAGGCGGCATCCGCTACCGTCCCCAGGCCGGAGGAAAAAGCAACCTGGTTCACACCTTA
- a CDS encoding sulfurtransferase TusA family protein, giving the protein MSITAPADVKANLTLDAKGLSCPMPLLRTKKEISKLKSGEILEVLGTDPGSRNDLPGWCEKSGHTFVGEREGDGCIHFFIKKG; this is encoded by the coding sequence ATGAGCATTACTGCCCCTGCTGATGTTAAAGCAAATCTGACCCTCGACGCAAAAGGTTTGAGCTGTCCCATGCCCCTCCTCCGCACCAAGAAAGAGATCAGCAAATTAAAGTCCGGTGAGATTCTCGAAGTTCTCGGCACAGACCCGGGCTCACGCAACGATCTGCCCGGCTGGTGCGAAAAAAGTGGGCACACCTTCGTTGGAGAGAGAGAAGGTGATGGTTGTATCCATTTTTTCATCAAAAAAGGTTAA